The Gemmatimonadales bacterium genome includes a region encoding these proteins:
- a CDS encoding pyridoxal-dependent decarboxylase: MTTRTPDPGPRDPFDPAGDDVQALGRAVTDWIARHYEALRDLPVIPDTTPQATFDRFCEPMPEHGVAWPELMRRFEDEVAPLAFNLPSPRYFGLMNPTPLPVAVFAEALAAALNQNLGAWHHGPSATAIEATVIRWLCALAGLPETGFGSLTSGGSLANTTALKMALAASVPETTRAGLWDLKARPVLYASAEAHFSIEKSANIIGLGGRDGVRKVPVDANSRMDVEALRKMIALDLASGLNPFCVVGIAGVTSNGVIDPLDRIAEVAREFGLWYHVDAAYAAGGLMSDALRPRMKGIEHADSITMDPHKWFFMPYPCGAVLTRDPEAGLKTFTSDDVYIPDTGKSIEFRHHGLAGSRPFSALKLWMAMKLVGRRAYGRMAEQQVALTERFVAELTKDGAWEAVTPVDTAIAAVRYVGAGQEGAGSGERYHSVQDRIVERVLASRRHWISATTTVGKRAIRVMVISYLTRWEHLEELIGEMKKAAREVAA; encoded by the coding sequence ATGACGACCCGGACACCGGATCCCGGGCCCCGGGATCCGTTCGATCCCGCAGGCGACGACGTGCAGGCCCTCGGCCGCGCCGTAACCGACTGGATCGCCAGACACTACGAGGCGCTCCGGGACCTCCCCGTCATCCCGGACACCACGCCCCAAGCGACGTTCGACCGGTTCTGCGAGCCGATGCCGGAGCACGGGGTCGCCTGGCCGGAGCTGATGCGACGGTTCGAGGACGAGGTCGCCCCCCTCGCCTTCAACCTTCCGAGTCCACGCTACTTCGGGCTGATGAACCCGACGCCGCTGCCGGTCGCCGTGTTCGCCGAAGCGCTGGCCGCCGCGCTCAACCAGAACCTGGGCGCCTGGCACCACGGCCCATCGGCCACGGCGATCGAGGCGACGGTGATACGCTGGCTGTGCGCGCTCGCGGGCCTGCCGGAGACCGGCTTCGGCAGCCTGACGAGCGGAGGCTCGCTCGCGAACACCACGGCCCTCAAGATGGCGCTCGCGGCCAGCGTGCCGGAGACCACGCGCGCCGGCCTCTGGGACCTGAAGGCGCGCCCCGTGCTCTACGCCTCCGCGGAGGCGCATTTCTCCATAGAGAAGAGCGCCAACATCATCGGACTGGGTGGGCGTGACGGCGTTCGCAAGGTTCCCGTGGACGCCAACTCGCGAATGGATGTCGAAGCCCTCAGGAAGATGATCGCGCTCGACCTGGCGTCGGGTCTGAACCCGTTCTGCGTGGTCGGCATCGCCGGGGTGACGAGCAACGGCGTCATCGACCCGCTCGACCGTATCGCCGAGGTGGCCCGCGAGTTCGGCCTCTGGTATCACGTGGACGCGGCGTACGCGGCGGGCGGATTGATGAGCGATGCGCTGCGGCCCCGGATGAAGGGTATCGAGCACGCCGACTCCATCACCATGGACCCGCATAAGTGGTTCTTCATGCCCTACCCGTGCGGCGCGGTCCTCACGCGCGACCCGGAGGCCGGCCTCAAGACCTTCACCTCCGACGACGTCTACATCCCGGACACGGGCAAGTCCATCGAGTTCCGCCACCACGGGCTGGCGGGCTCGCGTCCCTTCTCCGCGCTCAAGCTCTGGATGGCGATGAAACTGGTGGGACGGCGCGCCTACGGCCGGATGGCAGAGCAACAGGTCGCACTCACCGAGCGCTTCGTCGCGGAGCTGACCAAGGACGGGGCCTGGGAGGCGGTGACGCCGGTGGATACGGCGATCGCGGCGGTGCGGTACGTTGGCGCGGGACAAGAGGGAGCGGGGAGCGGGGAGCGGTACCATTCAGTGCAGGACAGGATCGTGGAGCGGGTGCTCGCGTCGCGGCGGCACTGGATCTCGGCCACGACCACCGTCGGGAAGCGGGCGATCCGGGTGATGGTGATCAGCTACCTCACGCGCTGGGAGCACCTCGAGGAGCTGATCGGCGAGATGAAGAAGGCAGCGCGGGAGGTCGCGGCGTGA
- the rpsL gene encoding 30S ribosomal protein S12, with product MPTINQLVRAGRRDVVKKEKAPALRGNPQKRGVCTRVYTTTPKKPNSALRKVARVRLTNGFEVTAYIPGEGHNLQEHSIVLIRGGRVKDLPGVRYHIVRGTLDAAGVNERKQSRSKYGAKRPKAAK from the coding sequence ATGCCGACGATCAATCAGCTGGTCCGGGCGGGCCGGCGGGACGTGGTGAAGAAGGAGAAGGCGCCGGCGCTGCGTGGCAATCCGCAGAAGCGCGGCGTCTGCACGCGGGTCTATACGACGACGCCCAAGAAGCCCAACTCCGCTCTCCGCAAGGTCGCCCGCGTCCGCTTGACCAATGGGTTCGAGGTAACCGCGTACATCCCCGGCGAAGGCCACAACCTCCAGGAGCACAGCATCGTGCTCATCCGGGGCGGCCGTGTGAAGGACCTCCCGGGCGTGCGCTACCACATCGTCCGCGGCACGCTGGACGCGGCGGGCGTGAACGAGCGCAAGCAGTCCCGGTCCAAGTACGGGGCCAAGCGTCCCAAGGCCGCCAAGTGA
- the rpoC gene encoding DNA-directed RNA polymerase subunit beta', protein MIDFRSPRERTGSSFDFIQVRIASPEEIRGPKDQKERERLEMQGQRAWWSWGEVTKPETINYRSFKPERDGLFCERIFGPVKDWECHCGKYKRIRYRGVICDRCGVEVTLSKVRRERMGHIELAVPVAHIWFFKTLPSPMGNLLDITLRDLERIIYYTNYVVIDPGQQEVTERQLLDEDEYLQLRLKARERGDTAFKADIGAPAVRTLLERLDVDKTSERLKGEVAVETSQHRKKQLLKRLKVIDAFRNSGDEGDVRNNPAWMILDVVPVIPPDLRPLVPLDGGRFATSDLNDLYRRVINRNNRLQKLIQHRAPEVILRNEKRMLQEAVDALFDNGRRSKAIRGRGKRPLKSLSDMLKGKQGRFRQNLLGKRVDYSGRSVIVVGPELRLHQCGLPKAMAVELFKPFIIHKLVEKGIAETVKRAKKIVERESPEVYEILEEIIQDHPVLLNRAPTLHRLGIQAFEPVLVEGKAIRIHPLVCAAFNADFDGDQMAVHVPLSFEAQLECRLLMISSNNILKPSDGRPVAEASQDMVLGCYFLTKEPADFKERVKKAPAFGDLAEVEMALLNRRASHHTPIRYWWVDEDGKGSWIETTVGRVLFNAILPRRLQFRNEVMKKRTLSDLVFTSYRELGLAPTVEFLDRLKSAGFGFATLGGISIGVEDLQIPDAKAKLIGEAEERVERFQRAYQTGSITNGERYNRVIDAWTHANNDIAEAMIKAMGRARGGFNPVYMMFDSGSRGSRDQIRQLAGMRGLMAKPQKKLTGGIGEIIESPIRSNFREGLSVLEYFISTHGARKGLADTALKTADAGYLTRRLVDVSQDVTISEEDCGTVLGLEISALKEGEDIVEPLGERIVGTVAADDVFDPHELDEHGDPRLLVASGQLVSEEMAQAIEDAGIEMVRIRSVLTCESRRGLCRMCYGRNLATMDMVDIGEAVGILAAQSIGEPGTQLTLRTFHIGGTAARIAEVTDRRSKLEGLVEYGDILQMVKTADGRKIVTKHDGELILKDEEGRVRSRFQVPLGAELQVEDGKEIKKGDRLFTWDPYTTPIVADVPGKIRFRDIIEDETIREELDELTGLRQRVIIEDREKKLHPHIEIVQEKGGKEKKVRDFVVPEGAQLTVADGDDVYAGQTVAKISREAYKTRDITGGLPRVAELFEARRPKDPATISEIDGVVQFGEIKRGKREIFVHHVRVLKDGSWSVDDATDPLLYEVPAGKHLRVHEGDRVRAGDRLTEGPVNPHDILQIKGPRAVQEYLLNEVQEVYRLQGVKINDKHVGVIVKQMLQKVRVMDPGDTEFLEGEHADKNVFREENTRVTRKGGTPAAAEPLLLGITKASLTTQSFISAASFQETTRVLTDAAIRGARDDLLGLKENIIIGHLIPAGTGIYRYSEIDVTPPEGFEPPPPPAEPLTPGAVPELVHAGVG, encoded by the coding sequence ATGATCGACTTCCGCAGCCCGCGCGAGCGGACCGGGTCCAGCTTCGACTTCATCCAGGTCCGGATCGCCTCGCCGGAGGAGATCCGGGGGCCGAAGGACCAGAAGGAGCGCGAGCGCCTGGAGATGCAGGGCCAGCGCGCCTGGTGGTCGTGGGGCGAGGTCACCAAGCCCGAGACCATCAACTACCGCTCCTTCAAGCCCGAGCGCGACGGCCTGTTCTGCGAGCGCATCTTCGGCCCGGTCAAGGACTGGGAGTGCCATTGCGGCAAGTACAAGCGGATCCGCTATCGCGGCGTGATCTGCGACCGCTGCGGCGTGGAGGTCACGCTCAGCAAGGTGCGGCGCGAGCGGATGGGCCACATCGAGCTCGCGGTGCCGGTGGCGCACATCTGGTTCTTCAAGACGCTGCCGAGCCCGATGGGCAACCTGCTCGACATCACGCTCCGTGACCTCGAGCGCATCATCTACTACACCAACTACGTGGTAATCGACCCGGGGCAGCAGGAGGTCACGGAACGCCAGCTGCTGGACGAGGACGAGTACCTCCAGCTCCGGCTGAAGGCGCGCGAGAGGGGGGACACGGCGTTCAAGGCCGACATCGGCGCGCCGGCCGTCCGCACCCTGCTCGAGCGGCTGGACGTGGACAAGACGTCGGAGCGGCTCAAGGGCGAGGTGGCCGTCGAGACGTCGCAGCACCGCAAGAAGCAGCTCCTCAAGCGCCTCAAGGTGATCGACGCCTTCCGCAACTCGGGCGACGAGGGCGACGTGCGCAACAACCCGGCGTGGATGATCCTGGACGTGGTCCCGGTCATCCCCCCGGACCTCCGGCCGCTGGTGCCGCTGGACGGCGGGCGCTTCGCGACCAGCGACCTCAACGACCTGTACCGGCGGGTGATCAACCGGAACAACAGGCTCCAGAAATTGATCCAGCACCGCGCGCCGGAGGTCATCCTCCGCAACGAGAAGCGGATGCTCCAGGAGGCGGTGGACGCGCTGTTCGACAACGGCCGCCGCTCCAAGGCCATCCGCGGCCGCGGCAAGCGCCCGCTCAAGTCGCTGTCCGACATGCTGAAGGGCAAGCAGGGCCGGTTCCGGCAGAACCTGCTCGGCAAGCGCGTGGACTACTCGGGCCGGTCGGTCATCGTGGTGGGCCCGGAGCTGCGCCTGCACCAGTGCGGGCTGCCCAAGGCGATGGCGGTCGAGCTGTTCAAGCCCTTCATCATCCACAAGCTGGTGGAGAAGGGCATCGCCGAGACGGTGAAGCGCGCCAAGAAGATCGTGGAGCGCGAGAGCCCCGAGGTGTACGAGATCCTGGAGGAGATCATCCAGGACCACCCGGTGCTGCTGAACCGCGCGCCGACGCTGCACCGCCTCGGCATCCAGGCGTTCGAGCCGGTGCTGGTGGAAGGGAAGGCCATCCGGATCCACCCGCTGGTCTGCGCGGCGTTCAACGCCGACTTCGACGGCGACCAGATGGCGGTCCACGTGCCGCTGAGCTTCGAGGCGCAGCTGGAGTGCCGGCTGCTCATGATCTCCAGCAACAACATCCTGAAGCCGTCCGACGGCCGCCCGGTGGCCGAGGCGAGCCAGGACATGGTGCTTGGTTGCTACTTCCTCACCAAGGAGCCGGCGGACTTCAAGGAGCGCGTGAAGAAGGCCCCCGCCTTCGGCGACCTGGCCGAGGTGGAGATGGCACTGCTCAACCGGCGCGCGAGCCACCACACGCCTATCCGCTACTGGTGGGTGGACGAGGACGGCAAGGGCAGCTGGATCGAGACCACGGTGGGCCGCGTGCTGTTCAACGCGATCCTGCCGCGGAGGCTCCAGTTCCGCAACGAAGTCATGAAGAAGCGGACGCTGTCGGACCTGGTGTTCACCAGCTACCGCGAGCTGGGCCTCGCGCCCACCGTCGAGTTCCTCGACCGGCTGAAGAGCGCGGGCTTCGGCTTCGCCACGCTGGGCGGGATATCGATCGGGGTGGAAGACCTGCAGATCCCGGACGCCAAGGCCAAGCTCATCGGCGAGGCGGAGGAACGGGTCGAACGGTTCCAGCGCGCGTACCAGACCGGCTCGATCACCAACGGCGAGCGGTACAACCGCGTGATCGACGCGTGGACGCACGCCAACAACGACATCGCCGAAGCGATGATCAAGGCGATGGGCCGGGCCAGGGGCGGGTTCAACCCGGTCTACATGATGTTCGATTCCGGCTCGCGCGGCTCGCGCGACCAGATCCGGCAGCTGGCCGGGATGCGCGGCCTGATGGCCAAGCCTCAGAAGAAGCTGACGGGCGGCATCGGCGAGATCATCGAGAGCCCGATCCGCTCGAACTTCCGCGAGGGGCTGTCGGTGCTCGAGTACTTCATCTCGACGCACGGCGCGCGCAAGGGCCTGGCGGACACGGCGCTCAAGACGGCGGACGCCGGCTACCTAACCCGGCGGCTGGTGGACGTGTCACAGGACGTCACGATCAGCGAGGAGGACTGCGGCACGGTCCTCGGTCTCGAGATCAGCGCGCTCAAGGAGGGCGAGGACATCGTCGAGCCCCTGGGCGAGCGGATCGTGGGTACCGTGGCGGCGGACGACGTGTTCGACCCGCACGAGCTTGACGAGCACGGGGACCCGAGGCTGTTGGTAGCGTCGGGGCAGCTGGTCAGCGAGGAGATGGCTCAGGCCATCGAGGACGCGGGCATCGAGATGGTTCGCATCCGCTCGGTGCTCACCTGCGAGTCCAGGCGCGGCTTGTGCCGCATGTGCTACGGCCGCAACCTCGCCACGATGGACATGGTGGACATCGGCGAGGCGGTGGGCATCCTCGCCGCGCAGTCCATCGGCGAACCGGGCACCCAGCTCACGCTGCGGACTTTCCACATCGGCGGCACCGCGGCCCGCATCGCGGAGGTCACCGACCGCCGCTCGAAGCTGGAGGGCCTGGTCGAGTACGGCGACATCCTCCAGATGGTCAAGACCGCCGACGGCCGGAAGATCGTCACCAAGCACGACGGCGAGCTGATCCTCAAGGACGAGGAAGGGCGCGTCCGCTCCCGGTTCCAGGTACCGCTCGGCGCCGAGCTGCAGGTGGAGGACGGCAAGGAGATCAAGAAGGGCGACCGGCTGTTCACCTGGGACCCGTACACCACGCCGATCGTCGCCGACGTACCGGGCAAGATCCGGTTCCGCGACATCATCGAGGACGAGACGATCCGAGAGGAGCTGGACGAGCTCACCGGCCTCAGGCAGCGCGTCATCATCGAGGACCGCGAGAAGAAGCTCCACCCGCACATCGAGATCGTGCAGGAGAAGGGCGGGAAGGAGAAGAAGGTCCGCGACTTCGTGGTGCCGGAGGGCGCGCAGCTCACCGTCGCGGACGGCGACGACGTCTACGCCGGCCAGACGGTGGCGAAGATCAGCCGCGAGGCCTACAAGACCCGCGACATCACCGGCGGACTCCCGCGGGTGGCGGAGCTGTTCGAGGCGCGGCGGCCCAAGGACCCGGCCACCATCTCCGAGATCGATGGCGTGGTGCAGTTCGGCGAGATCAAGCGCGGCAAGCGCGAGATCTTCGTGCATCACGTTCGGGTGCTGAAGGACGGCTCGTGGTCGGTGGATGACGCGACCGATCCGCTGCTCTACGAGGTGCCCGCCGGCAAGCACTTGCGCGTCCATGAGGGCGATCGGGTGCGGGCGGGCGACCGCCTCACTGAGGGCCCGGTGAACCCGCACGACATCCTCCAGATCAAGGGGCCGCGCGCGGTGCAGGAGTACCTGCTCAACGAAGTGCAGGAGGTCTACCGCCTCCAGGGCGTGAAGATCAACGACAAGCACGTCGGCGTGATCGTGAAGCAGATGCTCCAGAAGGTGCGCGTCATGGACCCGGGCGACACCGAGTTCCTGGAAGGCGAGCACGCGGACAAGAACGTCTTCCGCGAGGAGAACACCAGGGTGACCCGCAAGGGCGGCACGCCGGCGGCGGCGGAGCCGCTGCTCCTGGGCATCACCAAGGCGAGCCTCACCACGCAGTCGTTCATCAGCGCGGCGAGCTTCCAGGAGACCACGCGCGTGCTGACGGACGCGGCCATCCGGGGCGCCCGGGACGACCTCCTCGGCCTCAAGGAGAACATCATCATCGGGCACCTGATCCCCGCCGGCACCGGCATCTACCGGTACTCGGAGATCGACGTGACGCCGCCCGAGGGCTTCGAGCCCCCGCCGCCGCCGGCCGAGCCTTTGACGCCGGGTGCGGTGCCGGAATTGGTGCACGCTGGGGTCGGGTAG
- the rpsG gene encoding 30S ribosomal protein S7 — MSRRPRNVKRTVPADPRYDSQTVSKFVNNLMRKGKKSTAERIFYGAMDTIEQRTGQPGVNVFKQALANAKPVVEVKSRRVGGATYQVPVEVRPERRTALAMRWLISYTRARGEKTMGDRLANELISASKGEGNTIKKKEDTHKMAEANKAFAHYRW, encoded by the coding sequence GTGAGCCGCCGCCCGCGCAACGTCAAGCGCACGGTCCCGGCGGACCCGCGCTACGACAGCCAGACCGTATCCAAGTTCGTGAACAACCTGATGCGGAAGGGCAAGAAGTCCACGGCGGAGCGGATCTTCTACGGCGCGATGGACACCATCGAGCAGCGTACCGGCCAGCCGGGCGTGAACGTGTTCAAGCAGGCGCTTGCCAACGCGAAACCGGTGGTGGAAGTGAAGAGCCGGCGCGTCGGGGGCGCGACGTACCAGGTGCCGGTGGAAGTGCGGCCGGAGCGGCGGACGGCCCTCGCTATGCGATGGCTGATCTCCTACACCCGGGCCCGCGGCGAGAAGACCATGGGCGACCGGCTCGCCAACGAGCTGATCTCGGCGTCCAAGGGCGAAGGCAACACGATCAAGAAGAAAGAGGACACCCACAAGATGGCTGAGGCGAACAAGGCGTTCGCCCACTATCGGTGGTAG
- a CDS encoding EAL domain-containing protein gives MTPITVVSLPAALAAAGWSVVLLARRGDWRHRLLAAGLLLLALGQVASLALRTEAWLGGLPALGLSVVALLTVALLDRTILRHRSVERDFGVERAHLEELFERSPEAIALVDNEGGVLRANSRFTALFGYGAPEIFERSIDELLAPSRRFGEALAVTRQMLVGEKVSFESVFRRKDGTPVDVSVLCTPVMMAGRQIAAFLMYRDITMSRRVDAAFRPLEKAVENMQLGVTVTDLVGRIVYMNPADAAMHGYSVEDLVGRDVRVFAAPGTERRMTPEQIEQMKTWRRETVNVRRDGTLFPVHLMSDVVRNAVAEPIGVVTTCEDITQRKMGERALWESQERYSLAVRGGNDGLWDWNLVTNEVYYSARWKSMLGYSEAEVGGGPEAWLSRVHPDDLGRVKADLGAHREDRSLHFENEHRLKHKDGTYRWVLARGIAERDPQGKPYRIAGSLTDITQHKAVEEQLVREALHDTLTGLPNRAFLTDLLERGLRRRKRQKEYAFAALFVDLDRFKVVNDSLGHAAGDQLLMEVGRRLEECVRPGDVVARLGGDEFCVMLDDVKDSSDSTRVAERIQAALKAPVRIDGRDVFATASIGIAVTDGGIATPEQLLRNADTAMYRAKARGKARFEVFDRGMHERAVAALQLETDLRYALDHEQFRLVYLPVVALETQRITSFEALVRWEHPERGLVPPAEFLPLAEEMGLIVPLGRWVLRQACRQMSAWVERFQDMPDLSVSVNLSAKQLHQTDLVHHIAEVLHETRLEPGRLKLEIAEAVLMDDPDLHVAVVRQLSDLGVQVQVDDFGTGSSSLNYLSRFQIDTLKIDRSFVSSLGDHVERSAVVQAIITVARELGIRVVAEGIETTQQSDRLITLRCERGQGYLYSQPVDAEKAAALLQEQREG, from the coding sequence ATGACCCCGATCACGGTTGTATCACTACCCGCTGCACTGGCTGCTGCGGGGTGGTCGGTCGTGCTGCTGGCCCGGCGGGGCGATTGGCGCCACCGGCTGCTTGCGGCGGGGCTCCTGCTGCTGGCTCTCGGTCAAGTGGCGTCGCTGGCGTTGCGAACCGAAGCGTGGCTCGGCGGACTGCCGGCTCTGGGCTTGAGTGTCGTGGCGCTGCTCACCGTGGCACTCCTGGACCGCACCATCTTGCGGCACCGCAGCGTCGAACGGGACTTCGGGGTCGAGAGGGCCCACCTCGAAGAGCTCTTTGAGCGCTCCCCTGAGGCGATCGCCCTCGTTGACAACGAGGGTGGGGTGTTGCGAGCGAACAGCCGCTTCACCGCGCTGTTCGGGTACGGCGCTCCCGAGATCTTCGAGCGGTCGATTGACGAGCTGCTTGCGCCGAGCCGGCGCTTTGGGGAAGCGCTTGCGGTCACCCGGCAAATGCTGGTCGGCGAGAAGGTCAGCTTCGAGTCGGTGTTCCGGCGCAAGGATGGCACACCGGTGGATGTCTCGGTTCTCTGCACACCTGTCATGATGGCGGGTCGGCAGATCGCGGCTTTCCTCATGTACCGTGATATCACCATGTCCCGGCGAGTCGATGCCGCGTTCAGGCCGCTGGAAAAAGCGGTCGAGAACATGCAGCTCGGGGTGACGGTCACCGACCTCGTTGGGCGCATCGTGTACATGAATCCCGCGGATGCCGCGATGCACGGCTACTCGGTCGAAGATTTGGTCGGCCGAGACGTCAGGGTATTCGCAGCCCCGGGCACCGAGAGACGAATGACCCCGGAGCAGATCGAGCAGATGAAGACTTGGCGGCGGGAGACCGTTAACGTTCGCAGGGACGGCACGCTATTCCCCGTGCACCTGATGTCCGATGTTGTCAGAAACGCCGTGGCGGAGCCGATCGGCGTGGTGACGACCTGCGAGGACATCACGCAACGCAAGATGGGGGAACGGGCCTTGTGGGAGAGCCAGGAACGGTATTCGCTCGCAGTCCGCGGCGGCAATGACGGATTGTGGGACTGGAATCTGGTGACCAATGAGGTGTACTACTCCGCCCGGTGGAAATCGATGCTGGGGTACAGCGAGGCCGAGGTCGGTGGCGGCCCCGAGGCATGGCTCAGCAGGGTCCATCCCGACGACCTCGGGCGAGTCAAGGCCGATCTGGGCGCCCATCGGGAAGATCGCTCTCTGCATTTCGAGAACGAGCATCGGCTCAAGCACAAGGACGGGACCTACCGGTGGGTGCTGGCCCGGGGGATTGCGGAGCGGGACCCCCAGGGCAAGCCATACCGGATCGCGGGATCATTGACTGACATTACGCAGCACAAGGCGGTGGAGGAGCAGCTGGTGCGGGAGGCGCTCCACGATACCCTCACCGGGCTGCCCAATCGGGCGTTTCTGACCGATCTACTCGAGCGAGGGCTCAGGCGCAGGAAACGTCAAAAGGAGTACGCGTTCGCGGCGCTGTTTGTGGATCTGGATCGCTTCAAGGTGGTCAACGACAGTCTGGGTCACGCCGCGGGCGACCAGCTCCTCATGGAAGTTGGTCGGCGGCTCGAGGAATGCGTGCGCCCCGGCGATGTGGTAGCGAGGCTGGGCGGCGACGAGTTCTGCGTTATGCTGGACGATGTCAAGGACAGTAGCGACAGCACCCGCGTTGCGGAACGTATCCAAGCGGCGCTCAAGGCTCCGGTTCGAATCGACGGGCGCGACGTTTTTGCGACTGCGAGCATTGGAATTGCGGTGACCGACGGCGGTATCGCGACGCCGGAGCAGTTGCTGCGGAATGCGGACACGGCGATGTATCGCGCCAAGGCGCGCGGGAAGGCCCGGTTCGAAGTTTTCGACCGGGGCATGCACGAGCGAGCAGTCGCCGCTTTGCAGCTGGAAACGGACCTGCGGTACGCGCTCGACCACGAGCAGTTTCGGCTGGTTTACCTGCCGGTGGTGGCGCTCGAGACCCAGCGAATCACCAGCTTCGAGGCGCTCGTCCGGTGGGAGCACCCCGAGCGTGGGTTGGTCCCGCCAGCCGAGTTCCTGCCTTTGGCCGAAGAAATGGGGCTCATTGTTCCCCTGGGGCGGTGGGTGTTGCGCCAGGCGTGTCGCCAGATGTCGGCGTGGGTCGAGCGCTTCCAGGACATGCCGGATTTGTCGGTCAGCGTGAACTTGTCTGCCAAACAGTTGCACCAGACGGATCTCGTCCATCATATCGCCGAAGTGCTCCACGAAACCCGGCTGGAGCCCGGCAGACTCAAGCTCGAGATCGCCGAGGCGGTGCTGATGGACGATCCGGACCTCCACGTGGCGGTCGTACGTCAGCTGAGCGACCTCGGCGTCCAGGTGCAGGTGGACGACTTCGGCACCGGCTCGTCCTCCCTGAACTACCTCAGCCGCTTCCAGATCGACACCCTGAAGATTGACCGTTCCTTCGTCAGCAGCCTGGGCGATCATGTGGAGAGGTCGGCGGTGGTGCAGGCGATCATCACAGTCGCCCGCGAGCTTGGTATCCGGGTGGTCGCCGAAGGTATCGAGACCACTCAGCAGTCCGATAGGCTCATCACGCTCCGCTGCGAACGCGGACAGGGTTACCTGTACTCGCAGCCCGTCGACGCTGAAAAGGCCGCGGCCCTGTTGCAGGAGCAGCGTGAGGGCTAG